The sequence ATACCGAGACCGTTGGAAACCCACCACGTTTGATAGAAATCCCAGAACGACGCGGTTCTGGTGAGGGTCGCCGTGCCCGCGCCGAGCATCGAGCTGACCGCGTTCACCACCAACGCGCCAGCCACCAACGCCAGAATCTCCCTGACTCGCGCGAATCGGACGCGCGAGCCGCACCAGCGTTCGATCAGCCAGGCGCATCCCAGTGATTCCACGAGGCTCGCACCGAGGAAGCCTGCCGTCGAAAGAAGGGGTCGACCGGACGCCAGGACATCCGCGGCGGTGCCTCCGACGACCAGTGCCCCGGCAACCACGGGCCACAAATAGCGAGGACTCAAGAGGAACGCGGCCAGCGCGACACCGCTCGGCGGCCAGATGGCCATCAGGATCTGGTGCGAGGCCGGAAACAGGAACGCGAACTCGCGGGAGGCGAAGTACGCCAGTGCGACGATGGCGACGCGTACGGCGATCCTCGGCGTCGATCGAGCCGATGGCGTCGACAGATCGCTGACGCCATCGCTGGCCGTGAGCGGTTTCGGCGACCGGGGGAGAGCGTCTGTCATGCGGCCGCTTTCTGGTCGAAGGGCGCGCGTTTCCGTCTATGGCAAGTGATCAGTTTACACCCGGCTGCGCGCTGATCCGCGCCCCCGGCGCCTTCTGACTCCCGACTCCCGAATCTCCAATCCCGAGAAACAAGGCTCGACTGGCGTGTGACGGCTCGTTTCTGGTAGTATCAATGTTTGCGCCGCTGCCGCCGGAGCCTTCCGGAGGGTGCCAGGTGTCGATATCAGCGAGGGGTGACGCGTGTACGCGATAGTTCAGAACGGCGGACATCAGGTCAAGATGGAGCCCGGAACCGTTGTGACCATCGACAGGATGGCCAGCGCCAAGGGTGCCGAAGTGACCTTTGAGCAGGTGCTGTACGTCTCGAAGGACGGCGGCGAAATCATGGCTGGCGCGCCCTTCGTGGCCGGCGCCAAGGTCGTCGGCGTGGTCGAGGACGAGACCCGCGGACCGAAGATCCGGGTGTTCAAGAGCAAGCGCCGCAAGCAGGAGCGCCGGACCCACGGGTTCCGCGCCGACCAGACCCGCGTGCGCATCACCGGCATCCAGGTCTAGGCGGGGGTCGGGCGCACGGCAGGCCGTGCACCGCCGGTTCGCGAGACGTACAGAGTCGAAGCGCAGTCAGGACGATCAGCGATGGCACACAAAAAAGGACAGGGCAGCTCCCGTAACGGCCGCGACAGCAATTCGCAGCGCCTCGGCGTCAAGCGATTCGGCGGCAACATCGTCACGGGCGGTTCAATTCTGGTTCGGCAGCGGGGCCGCAAGTTCAGGCCGGGCCTCAATGTCGGCCTGGGCAAAGACGACACGCTGTACGCCAAGATCGCCGGCGTCGTGACGTTCGAAGACCACGGCCGCGGCGGCCGTGCGATCAGCATTGTGCCGATCGTCGAAAAATAATCTCTGCTCGACGGGCCACGGGTTCCACGCCCGTGGCTTTCGTGTGTACGTGAGGCCGCATGTTTGTTGACGAAGTCGACTTCCGCGTCGCCGCCGGCAACGGGGGCCGCGGCTGCATGGCGTTCCGGCGGGAGAAGTACGTGCCGCTCGGAGGCCCAAGCGGAGGTGACGGGGGCGACGGGGGCTCGGTGTTTCTGGTGGCCAGCCCGCACATGAACACGCTGGTCACGTACCGCTTCCATCCCGAATACCACGCCCAGCGCGGCCAGCACGGCATGGGCTCGAACTGTCATGGCAAGAATGGCAAGGATCTCGTGCTGGACGTGCCGGTCGGCACCACCGTGCTGGAAGTGCCGGAGGATGGTGGCGAGCCGGTCGAGGTCGCCGATCTGACGGTGGCTGGAGAGCGCTTCACGATTGCCGCGGGCGGTCAGGGCGGCCGAGGCAACGCGCGCTTCGTGAGTTCGACCAATCGGGCACCGAGACGGACCGATCCGGGAATGCCCGGAGAGATCAAACAGCTGCGCCTGAAGTTGAAGCTGCTGGCCGACGTGGGCCTGGTCGGATTCCCCAACGCTGGCAAGTCAACGCTGATCGCACGCATCTCTGCGGCCAAGCCCAAGATTGCCGACTACCCGTTCACGACGTTGACGCCGCATCTGGGCGTGGTTGCCCTGAGCGACAACCGCAGCTTCGTCGTGGCCGACGTGCCTGGGCTCATCGAGGGCGCGCACCGCGGACTGGGACTTGGCCATCAGTTCCTCCGCCATCTCGAGCGGACGCGTCTGCTGGTCCACATCATCGATGTTTCGGGCGCCACCGAGCGCGATCCGGTGGTAGACTTCGACACGATCCGGCGCGAGCTCGAGCTGTACCGTCCGGAACTGGCCGAAAAACCCCAGTTGGCGGTGGCCAACAAGATGGACGTGGTGGCCGATCCCGAGGCCGTCGATCGGCTGGAGGCGCATCTGGCGACGCGGCACATTCCGCTCTATCGGATCTCGGCCGTTACCGGTGAGGGGGTCGGCCGACTGGTGGAAGCCATGTGGCAGCACCTTTGTCCGCCTGCTCCT comes from Acidobacteriota bacterium and encodes:
- the rplU gene encoding 50S ribosomal protein L21, whose protein sequence is MYAIVQNGGHQVKMEPGTVVTIDRMASAKGAEVTFEQVLYVSKDGGEIMAGAPFVAGAKVVGVVEDETRGPKIRVFKSKRRKQERRTHGFRADQTRVRITGIQV
- the rpmA gene encoding 50S ribosomal protein L27, which encodes MAHKKGQGSSRNGRDSNSQRLGVKRFGGNIVTGGSILVRQRGRKFRPGLNVGLGKDDTLYAKIAGVVTFEDHGRGGRAISIVPIVEK
- the obgE gene encoding GTPase ObgE; this encodes MFVDEVDFRVAAGNGGRGCMAFRREKYVPLGGPSGGDGGDGGSVFLVASPHMNTLVTYRFHPEYHAQRGQHGMGSNCHGKNGKDLVLDVPVGTTVLEVPEDGGEPVEVADLTVAGERFTIAAGGQGGRGNARFVSSTNRAPRRTDPGMPGEIKQLRLKLKLLADVGLVGFPNAGKSTLIARISAAKPKIADYPFTTLTPHLGVVALSDNRSFVVADVPGLIEGAHRGLGLGHQFLRHLERTRLLVHIIDVSGATERDPVVDFDTIRRELELYRPELAEKPQLAVANKMDVVADPEAVDRLEAHLATRHIPLYRISAVTGEGVGRLVEAMWQHLCPPAPDQ